In a single window of the Flavivirga spongiicola genome:
- a CDS encoding vWA domain-containing protein: MKKSILLLFILSFVSIKTYTQEHVIILVDVSKSINQDHFRQAKEVVKNFVLGESIKNKNFMLNMDSKTFIKPESGIPLISSGKKLLIMPFGETKWMNGSFTPKIIRTKNDITAYFDSSYPKYVTDQRTYLNLAKAKAAQTAKSQGMDKYILLIVSDNISDDYGGPNSKPIYTAAQRHLINNFATLSNPYVAPLHGKIDFNLDNNFEIRIHHADVSKWTYTLPASVVKDTPIDSVCKLKFTSYANGSRKKAKNIEANPITLRWAVNDAPKGTNFTLSIRSTSGNKENNMTFSTTSNFYKIELPNDTYKITISSPICLPDTTYISINVGNGGGGILLFIVLLGALGFGGYQFYKKRQEKKLQRLSSDSNNFDSQTNDYSDTDNYNEPEGF, from the coding sequence ATGAAAAAATCCATACTGTTATTATTCATTCTTTCGTTCGTAAGTATAAAAACTTATACACAAGAGCATGTTATTATTTTGGTAGATGTCTCAAAATCTATCAACCAAGATCATTTTAGACAAGCCAAAGAGGTCGTGAAAAACTTTGTGCTTGGAGAATCCATTAAAAACAAAAATTTCATGTTGAATATGGATTCAAAAACGTTCATAAAGCCCGAAAGTGGTATCCCATTGATTTCTTCAGGTAAAAAATTACTAATTATGCCTTTTGGTGAGACTAAATGGATGAATGGGTCATTTACACCTAAAATAATTCGTACAAAAAACGATATCACCGCATATTTTGATAGCTCATACCCTAAGTATGTTACAGATCAGCGCACTTATTTAAATCTTGCAAAAGCGAAAGCTGCCCAAACAGCAAAATCGCAGGGAATGGACAAATACATTCTTTTAATAGTATCAGATAATATTAGCGATGACTATGGAGGTCCAAACTCTAAACCAATTTATACAGCGGCTCAAAGGCATTTAATTAACAACTTTGCAACCCTATCCAATCCGTATGTGGCACCATTGCATGGAAAAATAGATTTTAATTTGGATAACAACTTTGAAATACGGATTCATCATGCTGATGTGAGTAAATGGACATATACACTACCTGCCTCGGTAGTTAAGGACACTCCCATAGATTCTGTTTGTAAGCTTAAATTCACCAGTTATGCAAATGGAAGCAGAAAAAAAGCGAAAAACATAGAAGCCAATCCCATAACATTACGATGGGCCGTAAATGATGCTCCTAAAGGTACAAACTTCACATTGTCTATAAGAAGCACTAGTGGGAACAAAGAAAATAATATGACTTTTTCTACGACTTCAAATTTTTATAAAATTGAACTTCCTAATGACACTTATAAAATAACTATTTCCTCCCCTATTTGTTTACCTGATACGACTTATATATCTATCAATGTAGGAAATGGTGGTGGCGGTATTCTCCTATTTATAGTATTACTGGGAGCTCTAGGGTTTGGTGGATACCAATTCTATAAAAAAAGACAGGAAAAAAAGTTACAGCGCTTATCATCGGATTCTAATAATTTCGATTCTCAAACTAATGACTATAGCGACACAGATAATTATAACGAACCTGAAGGTTTTTAA
- a CDS encoding tubulin-like doman-containing protein has product MAKVAPTIIIGLGSSGYHIIQETQKFYFENFKKNKPEHVEYLYIETFDGEKSFVPDSDKDIRKVFSSLADIELMVQELKKYSGNLSWLPPEEQIVDAGAGAGGIRPCGRLALWGHNKEGDNFKNIAKAIKYAHERVNSFTQKDEVATQPVVHIVGTLVGGTASGMFIDIGYLVRHLIRNVRFVFGLFLLPPIPSSMRGNESMYANAYGALKELDIYNDINFKYEEKLPDGAEIETSKPPFDYSQFISQDYQDGSPALQNLSGLVKMAGLYIFLNIAGMYEKRSARWVDAKGNGIIKNYGTFGLSAIQYPKDHIEEYVSCEMSKKLLEKWLDTENAMGKPINSGVIDPMIENEWDSIIHNAFEKLDHVGGEDLIKSIEIESIKINRNDIQEDPYDYLKSLFSSNQSDKLYAKVKGNLNEAVNTIVDSIYDLNVNMLNKSENIIYTRKTLESLVKAMKGNIVYWKKFNMSSDTQSWEKFLRNQCSWMLNNRNKAVFEQNDTLKDRMLSTFNFMKMHLLGKTIFELTTFIEKKDTPFASNKSGKTLPKINDYVRIYNLVSQVHGKSDSEYYSIEKRMGEIKEEIEDTTIPILRVFSTGSFEKDTENAKTLFVRNKNVYTYSKKDISNEDLWDILNTKDNFNISLFNLLLYKYKEKVNVSGVVGDYEVAEYVRQNINKGIDMARISSNAFVSTQDLVFQESHYLPKLSIASDNASLTEILEKFKSSSFSEFENKGDNKLELNNLKNILVFYQEKAIPFIPLKHLSYIDQMKEVYEKTPTLQKDQGFTDKTWNNYRNAYVPVKKQDKKEDNQQ; this is encoded by the coding sequence ATGGCTAAAGTTGCACCAACAATAATTATAGGTTTAGGTAGTAGTGGTTACCATATTATACAAGAAACCCAGAAGTTTTATTTTGAAAATTTCAAAAAAAACAAGCCGGAGCATGTGGAATACCTATATATAGAAACTTTTGATGGAGAAAAAAGTTTTGTTCCCGACTCCGATAAAGATATCAGGAAAGTTTTCAGTAGCCTGGCAGATATTGAATTAATGGTCCAAGAGCTTAAAAAGTATTCGGGAAATCTTTCTTGGTTACCTCCTGAAGAACAAATTGTAGATGCAGGAGCTGGAGCAGGTGGTATTCGCCCTTGTGGTCGTTTGGCTCTATGGGGACACAACAAGGAAGGTGATAACTTTAAAAATATTGCTAAAGCTATAAAGTATGCCCATGAAAGAGTTAATAGTTTTACGCAAAAAGATGAGGTTGCTACTCAACCTGTAGTGCATATTGTTGGTACCTTAGTAGGAGGTACTGCATCAGGAATGTTTATAGATATAGGCTATTTAGTACGCCACCTTATTAGGAATGTTCGTTTTGTTTTTGGTTTGTTTTTATTACCTCCTATCCCCAGTTCAATGCGAGGCAATGAATCTATGTACGCCAATGCCTATGGAGCGTTAAAAGAACTCGACATCTATAATGATATCAATTTCAAGTATGAAGAAAAACTGCCTGATGGTGCGGAAATAGAAACAAGTAAGCCTCCTTTTGATTACTCGCAATTCATATCACAAGATTACCAAGACGGGTCTCCTGCATTACAAAATCTTAGCGGTCTTGTGAAAATGGCCGGTTTATATATATTTCTGAATATAGCCGGAATGTACGAAAAACGTAGTGCACGTTGGGTAGATGCCAAAGGCAACGGTATTATAAAAAATTATGGAACGTTTGGCCTATCTGCTATTCAGTACCCAAAAGACCATATTGAAGAATACGTTTCATGCGAAATGTCAAAAAAACTTTTGGAGAAATGGCTAGACACTGAAAATGCCATGGGCAAACCTATAAATAGTGGTGTTATCGATCCAATGATTGAGAACGAATGGGACAGCATTATACACAATGCTTTTGAAAAATTGGATCATGTAGGAGGAGAAGACCTCATAAAATCAATAGAAATTGAAAGCATAAAAATCAATAGAAATGATATTCAAGAAGACCCCTATGATTATTTAAAATCCCTGTTTTCCAGTAATCAATCGGATAAACTATACGCTAAAGTAAAAGGAAACTTAAATGAAGCCGTAAATACTATTGTAGATTCTATTTACGATTTGAATGTTAATATGCTTAACAAGTCAGAAAACATTATATACACCAGAAAAACTTTAGAATCATTGGTTAAAGCCATGAAGGGAAATATTGTTTACTGGAAAAAATTTAATATGTCTTCTGATACACAATCTTGGGAAAAGTTTTTGCGCAATCAATGTTCTTGGATGCTAAATAATAGAAATAAAGCTGTTTTTGAGCAAAATGACACGCTTAAAGATAGAATGCTTTCTACTTTCAATTTCATGAAAATGCACTTACTTGGTAAAACAATTTTTGAACTTACTACTTTTATTGAAAAGAAGGACACCCCTTTTGCTTCTAACAAATCTGGTAAGACACTTCCAAAAATAAATGATTATGTAAGGATATATAACCTCGTATCACAAGTTCACGGAAAATCAGATAGTGAATATTATTCCATTGAAAAAAGGATGGGTGAAATAAAAGAGGAAATAGAAGATACAACCATCCCTATTCTTCGGGTTTTCTCTACAGGATCTTTTGAGAAAGATACTGAAAATGCAAAAACCCTATTTGTACGAAATAAGAATGTTTATACTTACAGTAAAAAAGACATTAGTAATGAAGATTTATGGGATATTCTTAATACGAAAGACAACTTCAACATTAGCTTATTTAATTTACTTCTTTACAAGTACAAGGAAAAGGTAAATGTTTCTGGAGTCGTTGGCGACTATGAAGTTGCCGAATATGTAAGACAAAACATTAATAAAGGTATTGATATGGCACGCATATCATCTAATGCATTTGTTTCTACACAAGACTTGGTTTTTCAAGAAAGTCATTATTTACCAAAATTGTCAATAGCATCAGACAATGCTTCTCTTACTGAAATTCTAGAAAAATTTAAGAGTAGTTCTTTTTCAGAATTTGAAAACAAAGGGGACAACAAATTAGAGCTAAACAACCTTAAAAATATTTTGGTTTTCTATCAAGAAAAAGCCATTCCCTTTATTCCATTAAAACACCTTAGCTATATTGATCAAATGAAGGAAGTTTATGAAAAGACGCCTACATTACAAAAAGACCAAGGGTTTACCGATAAAACATGGAATAATTACAGAAATGCCTATGTACCAGTAAAAAAACAAGACAAAAAAGAAGATAACCAGCAATAA
- a CDS encoding S1 family peptidase, translated as MNNYGLTNTSKKQKALQFKKHLKTNTRAFLVILLLPFIICLLFTFGFIKGHKTIGPEYAVALLDANGSFGSAFRISETKVLTAKHVVDHLTVNDEVTLIFKKFSPPIETQAKILFMPTDGISNYASSFNDYAVLELLEYENLQNIPELPLGISEGLETREKVYAIGYPVNNPENKVTDGIISATSFSSKSNEYDFLLDVNVDVDNGNSGGPLVLEATQEAIGIMILVNEGNHTKANLALKIDKVRGELERLGSTVNLDL; from the coding sequence ATGAACAACTACGGTTTAACCAATACAAGCAAAAAGCAAAAAGCGCTACAATTTAAAAAGCATTTAAAAACAAATACACGAGCTTTTTTAGTTATTCTATTATTACCATTTATTATTTGCCTATTATTCACCTTTGGATTCATAAAGGGACACAAGACCATTGGTCCTGAATATGCTGTTGCTCTTTTGGACGCCAATGGTTCATTTGGTTCTGCCTTTAGAATAAGTGAAACTAAGGTATTAACAGCGAAACATGTTGTTGATCACCTAACCGTTAATGATGAAGTGACATTGATTTTTAAAAAGTTTTCCCCTCCTATTGAAACCCAGGCAAAAATTCTCTTTATGCCTACTGACGGTATTTCTAATTATGCATCGTCTTTTAATGATTATGCTGTGTTGGAGCTTTTAGAGTACGAGAACCTCCAAAACATTCCTGAGCTACCTCTAGGCATCTCAGAAGGTCTAGAAACCAGAGAAAAGGTGTATGCTATCGGATATCCGGTAAACAATCCAGAAAACAAAGTTACCGATGGTATTATCTCCGCCACTAGTTTTAGTTCTAAATCTAATGAATACGATTTTTTATTGGACGTTAATGTTGATGTAGATAATGGTAATAGTGGAGGGCCACTAGTATTAGAAGCCACGCAAGAAGCTATCGGTATCATGATACTGGTAAATGAAGGTAATCATACTAAAGCTAACCTAGCTTTAAAAATAGATAAAGTAAGAGGAGAATTGGAGCGTTTGGGCTCTACAGTCAATCTTGATTTATAA
- a CDS encoding tetratricopeptide repeat protein, with translation MKKIKIIVFIAVIPFLSNCEMQKSSKNDNDFESYDDNDIALLIDRYCGHPNDAQITLEALGATDEVLEASDPRDIANLIEDSKEFALDKVEEDPHYLFGLGRAAYFFGYNQKATQWLNIAAENGSAAANAYLGYISYYEDENVDKALSYLEIAMQKGFNDLQVKEVYGYCNYNPKKEKFNEVGIITALFNKDWSYINNKELSEFYLAKLHETLWSNDILWLAEDPKILLELDPALSRTTAAWVERGFSFLGLGSGANAMQSSAIQDAKRLAILYNSNPIAFRRIYNSISEYANHKN, from the coding sequence ATGAAAAAAATAAAAATCATAGTATTTATAGCGGTTATACCTTTTTTATCAAACTGTGAAATGCAAAAATCATCAAAAAACGATAATGATTTTGAATCATATGATGACAATGATATAGCCTTACTAATTGATCGTTATTGTGGTCACCCAAACGATGCCCAAATAACATTAGAAGCTTTAGGGGCGACTGATGAGGTGCTTGAAGCGAGCGACCCAAGAGACATTGCAAACCTTATTGAAGACAGTAAAGAGTTTGCCTTAGACAAAGTAGAAGAGGATCCTCATTATTTATTTGGCTTAGGCAGAGCTGCTTACTTTTTTGGTTATAATCAAAAAGCTACACAATGGTTAAATATAGCTGCCGAAAATGGCTCAGCAGCCGCAAACGCATATTTAGGCTATATTTCTTATTATGAAGACGAAAATGTTGATAAAGCGCTTTCATACCTTGAAATTGCAATGCAAAAAGGGTTTAATGATCTTCAGGTAAAAGAAGTATATGGCTATTGTAACTACAACCCAAAAAAAGAAAAATTCAATGAAGTTGGTATTATTACAGCTTTATTCAACAAAGATTGGAGTTATATAAACAACAAAGAACTGAGTGAATTTTATTTGGCAAAGTTACACGAAACGCTTTGGAGTAATGATATTTTATGGCTTGCTGAAGACCCTAAAATATTATTGGAATTAGATCCCGCTTTATCTAGGACTACAGCTGCATGGGTTGAAAGAGGGTTTTCTTTTTTAGGATTAGGTTCTGGCGCTAATGCCATGCAATCTTCGGCTATTCAAGACGCTAAACGATTAGCAATTCTTTATAATAGTAATCCTATCGCTTTCCGTAGAATATATAATAGCATATCTGAATACGCCAACCATAAAAATTAA
- a CDS encoding RagB/SusD family nutrient uptake outer membrane protein yields MEKNNIYMKNAIVILITILSLSLLEGCADVEFEENPPSLLSPNSFFTTESEFEAALVGTFRPLYSEWSSYDYGYDLLLASGAEDVRSDADIFKNIDRLNPNDNEEIVRGFWKQHYQCIANANTIIGNLKNATEISDQKLAELGSQAKFLRALALFNLVRFFGEVQLTTFENQGDIENLKQATVQEIYTSIVNDLKDAEEGLPTSFSEKGRPTRGAAKALLAKVYLTMAGWPIEDATKYADARDKAAEIIGGVYNLEPNFADLWTQEKKLTTPEFIFTFYGSIEQEGAFGSHMHQATRHWGNGEGGWGDYFSEERFFNAFPDSPRKDASFTSVFADGTTFTEAGVQPHIAKYRDAGRTGANYGEGFRPILRYADVLLIYAEAANMAESGPSQAAYDAINAVRQRAGLADLPSGLSQDDFDKAVLDERNWELAFEGHRWHDLVRRKMVVEVNQSEHPGVSEINRLLPKPGAQLISGILEQNPGY; encoded by the coding sequence ATGGAAAAGAATAATATATATATGAAAAATGCAATTGTTATTTTGATAACTATTTTAAGTTTATCTTTATTAGAAGGATGTGCAGATGTGGAATTTGAAGAAAACCCACCATCGTTATTAAGCCCTAATAGTTTTTTTACTACAGAAAGTGAGTTTGAAGCAGCTTTAGTTGGGACATTTAGACCATTATATAGTGAATGGAGTTCTTATGATTATGGCTATGATTTACTATTAGCTTCTGGGGCAGAAGATGTGCGTTCTGATGCAGATATTTTTAAAAATATAGATCGATTAAACCCCAATGATAATGAAGAAATAGTTCGTGGTTTTTGGAAACAACATTACCAATGTATAGCCAATGCTAATACTATTATAGGAAATTTAAAAAATGCTACAGAAATATCTGATCAAAAATTAGCAGAATTAGGTAGTCAGGCCAAATTTCTTAGAGCTTTGGCATTGTTTAACTTGGTACGTTTTTTCGGAGAAGTACAATTAACAACTTTTGAAAACCAAGGAGATATTGAAAATTTAAAACAAGCTACAGTACAAGAAATTTATACTTCTATTGTAAATGATTTAAAAGATGCTGAAGAAGGGCTACCAACATCATTTTCAGAAAAGGGCAGACCTACACGAGGAGCAGCAAAGGCTTTGTTAGCTAAAGTTTATTTAACTATGGCAGGTTGGCCAATAGAAGACGCTACTAAGTATGCAGATGCTAGAGACAAGGCAGCAGAAATAATAGGAGGAGTTTACAACTTAGAGCCTAATTTTGCTGATTTATGGACTCAAGAAAAAAAGTTAACCACTCCAGAATTTATATTTACTTTTTATGGCTCGATAGAGCAAGAAGGGGCTTTTGGGAGTCATATGCATCAAGCAACAAGACATTGGGGTAATGGTGAAGGTGGCTGGGGAGATTACTTCAGCGAAGAACGTTTTTTTAATGCTTTCCCAGATAGCCCTAGAAAAGATGCCTCTTTTACATCAGTATTTGCTGACGGTACTACGTTTACTGAAGCAGGTGTACAACCACATATAGCAAAATATAGGGATGCAGGAAGAACTGGTGCTAATTATGGAGAAGGGTTTAGACCAATTCTTCGTTATGCAGATGTGCTGTTAATATATGCGGAAGCAGCAAATATGGCAGAAAGTGGACCTTCTCAAGCTGCTTATGATGCAATAAATGCAGTTCGTCAAAGAGCAGGTTTAGCAGATTTACCTTCAGGATTGTCTCAAGACGATTTTGACAAAGCTGTGTTAGATGAAAGAAATTGGGAATTAGCTTTTGAAGGACATCGTTGGCATGATTTGGTAAGAAGAAAAATGGTTGTAGAAGTAAATCAAAGTGAGCATCCTGGAGTTAGTGAAATCAATAGGTTGTTGCCTAAACCAGGCGCACAATTAATTTCAGGGATTTTGGAACAAAACCCCGGTTATTAG
- a CDS encoding SusC/RagA family TonB-linked outer membrane protein, whose protein sequence is MKQKLGVLLLFLLITSVSLAQQTIIGLVTSTEDNQPLPGVTILLKGTTIGATTDFDGNFSIEAPSTGILVFSYVGYLTQEISINNQIKLSVILQEDVSKLDEVVVVGYGTQKKSDITGAVTSVKVGELTSIPLARTDEVLQGQVAGVQVNSNDASPNSNVSIRIRGVSSINGGNNPLVIVDGTQGVSLSDIHPNDIKSMEVLKDASATAIYGSRGASGVILITTKKGRNEKPTLTYNGYTTLHSVREKLDLMNASQYAQYINRNRVARGLAEIFSSQQLTDFAAGGGTDWQDEIFKTGTTQNHHLTIGGGTDNVNYNISGDFIEAKGIIIGSNYKKFSGRVNIGLKLSEKLKVNINSFTNFAKDNPTVLNTRDAFGSPVYASLLFSPTKPILEADGSYSQPGGGVGSNTEYNPVALALEPIRNNYSNTILFNPSVEYKVFDALTARVGISYQLNDSEDNFYYNERVVNGDETDRQASIGDSKWSRYQNTNILTYEKLFNEKHSVKLTGVFEQQSTKFNSNFSSGKGFLTNAALYNALELGSEATKPSSYAEDSDTESYMGRLNYAFDNRYSVTLTYRADHSSVFATNNKWGYFPSAGFAWNISNEKFLENTNTINSLKLRGSYGEVGNQAIGPYQSLDQLRTGSNVSFNGGALTTGLSLSTQAGNPNLKWETTEQLNIGLDLGLFNGRLSLSADYYKKNTTDLLLERQLFQASGFQTQLVNAGEVENKGFEIALSGKPIVKGDFAWGSNITFTKNDNEVIALNSGETELSIGGAGTPGFSDALWLEVGQPIGLIRGFEYDGVWKSDEAILAAAYDVTPGSPKYVDQNNDGVINGDDVVNIAKALPDYTFGWNNTFTYNNLSLNVFIIGVQGNDILNIGRFLTEGGNDGLSTALLNRWTPTNENTNVPGHDVLGNQRNSSRWVEDGSYIRVKNITLGYNLPNKVIQSLKINSAKVYFTGTNLFTFTDYSGYDPESNNSGGADAFAGVDTASYPSQKKFTIGLDIKF, encoded by the coding sequence ATGAAACAAAAATTAGGCGTATTACTGCTGTTTTTATTAATAACATCGGTGTCGTTGGCACAACAAACAATAATAGGGTTAGTAACAAGTACTGAGGATAATCAACCTTTACCAGGAGTAACCATTCTTTTAAAAGGAACGACTATAGGTGCTACCACCGATTTTGATGGTAATTTTTCCATTGAGGCACCATCTACTGGTATATTGGTTTTCAGTTATGTAGGTTATTTAACCCAAGAAATATCAATTAACAATCAAATTAAATTAAGCGTAATATTACAAGAAGATGTATCTAAATTAGACGAAGTTGTTGTTGTTGGTTATGGTACTCAGAAAAAAAGTGATATTACAGGAGCAGTAACTTCAGTTAAAGTTGGAGAATTGACTAGTATTCCATTAGCTAGAACTGATGAAGTGTTGCAAGGACAAGTCGCAGGAGTTCAAGTAAATAGTAATGATGCTTCCCCAAATTCTAATGTATCTATTAGAATTAGAGGTGTGAGTTCTATTAATGGTGGTAACAATCCACTTGTGATCGTTGATGGCACTCAAGGAGTAAGCTTAAGTGATATACATCCAAATGATATCAAATCTATGGAGGTATTGAAAGATGCATCAGCAACAGCTATATATGGATCTAGAGGAGCTTCAGGTGTTATCTTGATAACAACTAAAAAAGGAAGAAACGAAAAGCCAACACTTACATATAATGGTTATACAACATTGCATAGTGTTCGTGAAAAGTTAGATTTGATGAATGCTTCGCAATATGCTCAATATATTAATAGAAATAGAGTAGCAAGAGGTTTAGCAGAAATTTTTTCATCCCAACAGTTAACAGATTTTGCTGCTGGTGGAGGAACCGATTGGCAAGATGAAATTTTTAAAACTGGAACTACTCAGAATCACCATTTAACTATTGGAGGGGGAACTGATAATGTAAATTATAACATTTCTGGAGACTTTATTGAAGCAAAAGGAATTATAATAGGATCCAATTATAAAAAGTTTTCAGGACGAGTAAATATTGGTTTAAAACTTAGTGAAAAATTAAAAGTAAATATAAATTCATTTACAAATTTTGCTAAAGATAACCCAACAGTATTAAATACAAGAGATGCGTTTGGGAGTCCTGTATATGCATCATTGTTATTTTCACCAACGAAGCCAATACTTGAAGCAGATGGAAGTTATTCTCAACCTGGAGGAGGCGTAGGTTCAAATACGGAATATAATCCTGTAGCTTTAGCGCTGGAGCCTATTAGAAATAATTATTCAAATACGATATTGTTCAACCCTTCTGTTGAATATAAAGTTTTTGATGCTTTAACTGCACGTGTTGGTATATCCTACCAATTAAATGATAGTGAAGATAACTTTTATTATAATGAAAGAGTTGTTAATGGAGATGAAACAGATAGACAGGCTTCAATAGGAGATAGTAAATGGAGTCGTTATCAAAACACCAACATTTTAACTTATGAGAAGCTATTTAATGAAAAACATAGCGTAAAACTTACTGGAGTTTTTGAACAACAAAGCACCAAGTTTAATAGTAATTTCTCAAGTGGAAAAGGCTTTTTAACAAACGCAGCATTATACAATGCTTTAGAGTTGGGTAGTGAAGCCACAAAACCAAGTTCTTACGCCGAAGATTCAGATACAGAGTCGTACATGGGAAGGTTAAATTATGCTTTCGATAATAGGTATTCTGTTACATTAACTTATCGTGCTGATCATTCTTCAGTATTTGCAACTAATAATAAATGGGGGTATTTTCCTTCTGCTGGTTTTGCTTGGAATATATCGAATGAGAAATTTTTAGAAAATACAAACACCATTAATAGTTTAAAACTAAGAGGAAGTTATGGAGAAGTAGGAAATCAAGCTATTGGACCATATCAATCTCTAGACCAATTAAGAACAGGCTCTAATGTATCATTTAATGGAGGTGCACTTACAACTGGGCTTAGTTTGTCTACACAGGCAGGAAACCCAAATTTAAAATGGGAAACTACAGAACAATTAAATATTGGACTAGATTTAGGTTTGTTTAATGGGCGATTGTCTTTGTCTGCAGATTATTATAAAAAGAATACAACAGACCTTTTATTAGAAAGACAGCTCTTTCAAGCATCTGGCTTTCAAACACAATTAGTTAATGCAGGGGAAGTAGAAAATAAAGGATTTGAAATAGCCCTATCAGGAAAACCGATTGTAAAAGGAGATTTTGCATGGGGTTCTAATATAACATTTACAAAAAATGATAACGAAGTTATAGCATTAAATAGTGGAGAAACAGAATTGTCAATAGGTGGTGCAGGTACTCCAGGATTTTCTGACGCCCTATGGTTAGAAGTAGGACAGCCTATAGGATTAATCAGAGGTTTTGAATATGATGGTGTATGGAAAAGTGATGAAGCAATATTAGCTGCAGCTTATGATGTCACTCCTGGGTCTCCTAAATATGTTGATCAAAATAATGATGGTGTTATAAATGGCGATGATGTAGTTAATATAGCTAAGGCATTACCAGATTATACATTTGGTTGGAATAATACATTTACCTACAATAATTTAAGTCTAAATGTATTTATAATAGGCGTACAAGGCAATGATATTTTAAATATTGGTAGATTTTTAACTGAAGGAGGAAATGATGGTTTAAGTACCGCTTTATTAAACAGATGGACACCAACCAATGAGAATACAAATGTTCCTGGTCATGATGTGTTGGGAAATCAACGTAATTCAAGCCGTTGGGTAGAAGATGGTTCGTATATCCGAGTTAAAAACATAACGTTAGGATATAATTTACCAAATAAAGTCATACAATCATTAAAAATAAACTCAGCTAAAGTATACTTCACGGGTACTAATTTATTTACGTTTACTGATTATTCAGGGTATGATCCAGAATCTAATAACTCAGGAGGTGCTGATGCTTTTGCAGGCGTAGATACTGCCTCTTACCCATCTCAAAAGAAATTTACTATAGGGTTAGATATAAAATTTTAA